The genomic DNA GGACCAAATTGTCCAGATCGTTTCGGTCACGTCCGCTTTACCAAGTTCAAATTTGTGAATAAAAGATGTATAGATGTATGTTGTATGCAAACTGTGTTCTGATTCGCTACCTGAGCGGGTAAGATGGGTCCATCTTGCCCGTTTGAGACTATTTCGATTTCGATTTCGATTCTATTCGATTTCGCGCAAGAAAAAACATTGCAGTGCGTGGAGCGGACtaaaaaaattcgaaattttTGGACAGTGTGGGCGATAGAGTCGCAAAAAGCGGCAGAAAacagtcaaaacaaaataaacataaactACTCTCGTGGGTTTATTATGCTACAAatgctacaaacacagttggcaTTCAGGTTCCCAgctcttgaaataaacaaatcattcttcatagatagaaataagagagatggtaagtcttgagctcggtaaagaaataaagaaagatatttttcaccttgtcacgagcgtgaaaaaattctgagtccccatgaggaatcgaacctcagaccttcggcTCTTTCCGCgcttcgatgctctaccactaagaCACAGAGACTCCATGTTGAGCGAAGTCTATCAGAAAGTTCATATGACATCGTCCTgcgagaaagatttttttcgtcttgtcacgagcgtgggaaaaagaaaaaaattctgagttcccatggCGTATCGAACCTCATGAGGGATCGAACTAAAGGTCTGAGTTTCGATTCCCtaatggggactcagaatttttttctttgtcccacgttcgtgacaagacgaaaaacatatttctgtGAATCATTCTTATTTTTAATATAACGAAATTTTTATGCTATATGATAAATCCttcattgaccaagcttgttcggaTGTAAGCCTTGTTCTTCTTTTTGCGTTTTTATAAACCTCGAATttgtctcggtccataaaaacgccaaaaaaaGACCTCTATCAATattcagccatcttgacctcacgctcgGTAAATAACGCATATATCACATTCTTTCATCTGTGACAGTTGGTGTGGCGTACAATATCCATGAGAAAAAGCTGTCAACTGAGGTGAAGAGGGAGGGGCTTCACTCTGGTTCCCCTGGTTACCGCTTTATCATCTTTCCCAGTGTGTTTCAGAGCATAAGTTTCGATGACCTGGAGTGTCTAAACAAAGATGGCATCGAGATAGAGTTGAATGTACAGTTTCAGTATCGGGCAAGACCCAAGGAACTTCGAGATCTCATTTTGCAGTTTAAAGACAAAGACAGCTACTTGAAATTACTAAAGTAAGTGTAACAAATGGATAGATCTGTTCATAGAAGTCATGAAAACCAAGTGATTTTAAGCGTTGATTAACAGGCTCTAAAGGAATCAATGAGCTTTGTTGGAAACATTGAGTTCGAGGGGagacaaaactaactgtttccaaAGGGGTCAGTGATTTAGCGTTTTGTCATACCTCCCAACTGAAAATTATTGGACTGGCACACAAATTTGTCGTAGTTTCAAGGAGCATGACAACATTACTTGCGAGTCGAAAGTTTAAGTTGTTGTTTGGGAATTTTGACCCATGGCACGTATTACGTCCATGGCACGTAGCACGTCCATGGCACAGGGCACGTGTCACGTCTTTCTGCAATCTCAAAACGTACTTGAGTTGGGAGGGATGACAACCAAATTTTTAGATGGAGATCCTAAAATATATACAGGTCTCATCACAAAGTGCGACAAATGATgctatttgtttaattttaaacatgcaattttgaaaattgcagGAAAACGTTTTAGTAACCGATTAAACCgtttgcttatttatttctatCCTCAGGAGCATTGCTGAGTCTGCCATCCATGATTCTTGTAGTGCTTTCAATACCACACAGCTACAATCTGAAAGAGCTTCATTTCAAGATCTCGTCCGTAAAACTATCGGTCGAAGATTTGACAATGTAGGAGCTGATGTCGAAGACCTACAGGTAACTAGCAGCATGGGAATAAGCATGAGAGAGCTGGAGTCCGATGAATTAAAAAACAAGGTTTCGAACCTCGTTCCCAGAGGATTTCAGCCCCTCCACCTTTCTCCACGTCGAAAGGGAATGTGAAAggagatgaaagaagaaatatcTCAACCCTAATCTCGTACTCAGACCTTTCACGGCCAAGCAGTtgtaaattacatttaaattaaacggtaggatctgggtacgagattatcTCAACCTCTCCTCTCTCATCCTTCCTTCCTCTTCACGAAGTCTCAGTCACTTACATGCTAAAAGTCTGTCAGGCTCTAAGGCCACCTGATAACCTGTCAAAAAACGAGGTGGGAGGGGTCTGAGGTCATCCTTCtccgaaaaaaattttgaaaattatcctTCATATGTACCtcttactaaaaaaaaacaaaatgtcgTCTCGATTTAAgccccccccccaacccccacCCATCCCAGCTCCGCCGTCCCTGCAAGGAATGGTTATTTAATAAAAGAGGTGTTTCTGTATATGGTGATCTTTCGTTTATACTCAAGGCCTTAATGTCTGATTCAACGGtggaactgtatggagaaatcagatgctgaTCATCTGTAAGGGGCTAAAGAAaacacttctgagagttaaagggtggAAAAGTTTGTTTCCCTCTTGAATTAGTTTTTGACatgatgattatttttctttcctttaggTTGAAAACATCATGCGCCCTGAATCCTACGAAAAAGTCATCCGAACTAAAGAAGCCGCCAAAGAAAACATCAAGATAGCAGAGAATGAACGTCCACGACTTGTTGTGGAAGCGAAATCTGAGAAAGAAGAAGCTGTCAAGCAAGCTGAGATCACCATCCAGCGGGCGGAGTCTGAGGCCAGGGTGCTCTTGTCCAAGGCGGACGCAGAAGCCAGCAGTATCAGAGCAGCATACGCTGCAGAAACGGCAGCATTCCAGAAACTCAAGAACGACACCCTTAGTAACAGTGTAGCAGGACTTCTGTCGTATCTTGGGGTGCGACTTATCGCTGAGAACAATAACACTGTTAATGTGGCGCTGGATGCTCCAGCTAAAACCAAGTATACATACACCTAACCCTTTAGTACCCAACGCCTAAGCTGTAATTCACCCTTGAAGCTGCTGCAGATTTTCCTTTGAGGGTTCTAGGTGACATTAAGATAATCCACTTGGCAAGCTATACGTGAAGCTGCTACAGATTTTCATTCGAGGGCTCTACGTGCCATCAAGATATTCCTCTTGGCAAGTTATGTGTGATCAGTTCTCGAGTCATAGGtttatgacaaaaaattaacGGGATTCGTTGAAATAAAGTCGTAATATTCTGCTTAACTCAAATTTACCTGAGCTGGGCTTTGCTTGTAATGAACTTATAAACTTGGCTTAGCTCTATTCGGTCACAGTAAATTCCAAAAGAGCTTAGGCTAAAACAAatgtacaaacaaacaaacaaatgtacaTGGAAAGACACACTGGAGTTCTTTTTATCAGTAGAGTAGTTCTCAATTGAgtatcgaaaaaccaaaacaatcccaacgaccaatcagaattaaGGTTTACATTCTCATTAGCCGATGagaattcaaagtgaaaacaagctaactgcttgaagcgcgggaaaacgtgaaaGACCGAATCGAGattgttttaacttttgaatctgattggttgacaggaTGGCGCGAATTTTCTGGGCCAATTACAGAGCAAGTTGAGTAAATCCAAAGCATAACCGGaatactttcgacactcaaacCAAGAGAGCAATGCATatcttaatttcaaattaagagGACAGACAACTCCTCgatgaaatgtttttgtaacgGCTATTGAAAGCGtagtaaaaccaaagtaattaatTGTTTGAGGTAAATACAATCGCTTAGGCTGGTtccaaaataaataataaaaacaatttgcaTCTTGGATTTCTGATATCAAAAGTGGAAAGGAGTTTGAGCAAACTACGTTAGGGCCAGACCACCACCCCTCCTCCATTCTCCATTTGCAACACCACCGCTAAGCGATTTTACTCTTCTAAGATATAACTGCTTTGATTTTACACTGTAGATAGAGAAACTAGAGACTGCCTTCAATCTACATGATCAAAAACTGTCTACTGTGTCCATATTAAACACTCAAAACACCTTCAATTGTAGTAAACATGAGTTTAATCGTTCGATTGATGTTTACTGCTCTACAGCACAATAACTTAATCCCCTGAGGTATTTTAGTTACGAAAGCTCAATGGTTGCTTACAGGTAAAGCTTCACCCAAAGTCTTGCTTAATTTCTCCATAAATAATTCAGGTCCCAAAATTTCACGACTTTTTATTGACAAAATGCCGTTTTTAATAATTGCATATTCTTTGCACATGCAAGGACACCTAGAAATTACTCATATCGTTCTAAAATGCGCGCACGTCCGCCTAAAAGGCGCGTAAGTAATCCAAAAACCCAACCACACTCAATTATTAATTTATCCGAGAAACGATTAATCTCGTTAGCCTTTTCTCCCCACTAAGTCGGTTATCTTTTGATCAAGGTATAGTTTCTTTTGAGAAAATACCTTCTACATGTAGGTTTG from Pocillopora verrucosa isolate sample1 chromosome 2, ASM3666991v2, whole genome shotgun sequence includes the following:
- the LOC131773171 gene encoding mitochondrial prohibitin complex protein 2, producing the protein MDCEMSKSKTVIGIVVVAAIIFVGAMVGTSLRKLSTEEVGVAYNIHEKKLSTEVKREGLHSGSPGYRFIIFPSVFQSISFDDLECLNKDGIEIELNVQFQYRARPKELRDLILQFKDKDSYLKLLKSIAESAIHDSCSAFNTTQLQSERASFQDLVRKTIGRRFDNVGADVEDLQVENIMRPESYEKVIRTKEAAKENIKIAENERPRLVVEAKSEKEEAVKQAEITIQRAESEARVLLSKADAEASSIRAAYAAETAAFQKLKNDTLSNSVAGLLSYLGVRLIAENNNTVNVALDAPAKTKYTYT